The following nucleotide sequence is from Salvia miltiorrhiza cultivar Shanhuang (shh) chromosome 7, IMPLAD_Smil_shh, whole genome shotgun sequence.
GGTTCCTTAACATTTATACTTCAGTGCAGATTCCGTATTGAGTTCAGCATTTAATTCAGGTGAACTTCAgtccttcattcttcagtcttcacgACTCAGTTCTTCGGTCTTCAATGCTTCAGTCTCCAGTCCTTCAAACTTCAGTGCTTTGGTCTTTAGTACTTTCGTTTTCAGTCCTTGGGACTTCAGTGCTTTGGTCTTCAGTctatactaaaaaaataaactccaacagttgagtttaaaagaaataaattctagtATAGTAAAGTAAAGTCTAAGGGTTTTGgaatcatcaaaactagggttaGGATATTTCTTCTTATTTCCAAACAACCGGCCTTCCCTAATTCATCACCACCGCCCATGCACGACGCTTTCATCCAGTGCAAGAGGTGAATGAAATGATGAAAAACTGAAATTTTAGTTTAGGAATTTAGttaaattttgtgttatttgTATGAGTTCGTGTTGTTTTTATCATATAATTTATCATTGTATTATttgaaaaatgattaaaatgttttatttcgaAATTTGTTATTCAATTATACTAGTTGAATTTGTTAGGGCAAACTGAAAGTCTATAGTTTTTTTGTTAGGCCATTTTTGTGGAACGAATGGTAGAAAATGATATATTTCACACCATTCGTCCCCAACATTTGCCACGACAAACCTTGGAACGAAATAGCTTATTGGTACAATTCGTCCCAACATTTGGTACGACAAACCTTGGAATGAATGGTatgaatcaaaataaaataacattaagtAACACAAATTTGAAACAACATTTTATTGATCTTCTTCATTTACAACACAAACAAGTATAAATTTCACAAAAATAACCCTAAATGGAGAACTATATATACAATGATTTTAAATGGGTACCATCGTCTGCACTGGTAAATCCTTATTCTATGCATGTATTATAGGGAAGACTAGATATAAACATCCCCGAACGGTGCGAAATGACATATTTCGTTTTATTCGTGGAAGGATCTATGAACAAACAGAATGGATGGTGTCAAAGGGTCCGTTTGGACCATCCATTCTTCCGGGTAACACAACAGATCTTAGACGGATGGTACAAATTTGTACCATTTCGTTCTAGAGCTTCTTAGATCTGCATTTGTATCTCATAATTCTCATAGATATAAAACTCCAGAAACTCGTAGTTCACCgaattctataaaaaaaattgtcgaATATAGAAACAGAAAAACTCGTTGGAGACACagagtaaaaaaaatagagtaaaaGTAGCGCGGCTCGATGACACGGTGGGAGGATGTTGACGGTTTCAGAGTGATGGCTACACGAGGAATGAATTAGAGTTGAGAAACAGAGTGAGAACAAGGAAAAGGGAAAGAGCCCATATTTTTTGTATGTACAAAAAAGAAGGATGATGATGATTCCGTGTGAAACAGTTAAAacaaactactccctccgtccctaaaataacttcctctttttccattttgggacgtcccccaaataacttcctctttctttctttccatttttggaaacctaccccaccactaataatactttatttattcttacttttcacttttcaccactcccaatactaattataacacttctcacaacttccaataataattatatcactttttctccactatcaatacactttataactttttattaaaactcgtgccgtccccaaagaggaagccatttcagggacggagggagtataatttattaaaataagtattgaatgaataattattggttTTCATTATTTCTAGTAATATTTCGCACCGTTGACACATTATGAAtttagaggtggtcttgggtacacccgggtgtaccgtacatccGAATTGACCCGTACCCAGATCCTTACCCGCATCTTGATCCAAATCCgcatcctgactcaaatcgtgtaaatgacactattctgttatacaaatgatactgaccgtaattgacactattctgttatacaaatgacaatgcatataaatgacactataacattgtaaatgatactgtgtataattgacactattcagaaatataaatgagacTTCCTGtacaaatcgtgtaaatgacactattctgttatacaaatgatactgaccgtaattgacactattctgttatacaaatgacaatgcatataaatgacactataacattgtaaatgatactgtgtataattgatactattcagaaatataaatgagacttcctgtaattgacactataagattgtaaatgacactataatattctgaataacactataagattgaaaatgacactataacattttacattgttacagtgtcatttatataattgaatagtgtcaattataagcagtgttatttgtaaactaaattgtgttatttacacgatttgaattAGAATGCGAGTTTAGATTAGCATGCGGGTCAAATTTGTGTACGTGTCAGTCCAGATATATGATACACCCGAGTGTACATGAAattttgtgatgaattaaaGATTTAACTAGCCAACAATTGTCACATTAGCCGTATGGTATGATATCTTCAATATGTGACATTTTACTATATTACAGTCTTCAGTTCACTATTGTCAAAGTATATCTTtcgttcttttcttttttgaagaGTTGTCAATGTGTATCTAATGTGTTGAATGTCATGTTACTTGTATTAAAAATACATGTACAACATGACGCATAGTGGTATATATATGTAAAACATGTGATTGCAATAATAGTGTCAGAAACTAAATCTGAACATTAGCAAATCTgattatattttgattattttcctctgaaaataaaactaaaatgtATTAATGATGAATATCAGATATCACATTCATAATCGAAATCTGGGAAATCTAATTTCTAGATCACAATCTAATCAAAAGTTTTGGTTTTGGAGAAGTTAGCAAGTCAGTGTTTACTTTTGTGAAAGGTAATCTGCTCATAAagcttttatataattaatttataattatgcaCATATTATTTGTAATATATCGATGGATGTTCATTATGATTCCTCGTTTTAaagtttattactattttacaTTTCATAATTAGATATTTTGTCTTCCTTCAggtcttaattataattatctttcattttttttaaatttaattataacaaGTGTTGTGCATCACATCAACAACAAAGCTAGTcaaatactaaaaaaaaaaacatatattatatgcaagccaagaaaattgaaaattatgggTGTGCTATCTTAATGGTAAAATGCTTAATGTTTAAAGTTTGAGTCCATCCTTACACGAtccttaaaattttatttatttgacaaaaaaatataaaaaaccacATATATAAAAGTTAAATTGGGTTCAAATTACCAAACTTAATCACaaatatttctgtaaaaatttatttatccaactaaaacaagaaaaaagaaaatcacaCGTATTAAATTTGGTTCAAATTGATTATCAAACTTAATCccatatattattataaaaatttatttatccaatataaagaaagaaaatagaaaatcaCACAAACATTCCTAAGTTAAATTGGGTTCAAATTACCAAAATTGATCCCATATTACCATTGTTGTGTAATTACTATCATAGTATCATTGTAATCTGTTTAGTCtcacacaaaaaaataaaaaaaaatagaaaaaaataaacattgtAGTCAGTTAACAGAGTTTGGCCAATTTTGGTGTGTATTATATTAACATTAACGCTTTATATTTACAGGTATACATTTATTCTCCCGCAGTAAATCTCTACTCTCACATATAATTCCCGGGAAAATCCAACCAATCTCCTCCACAAGCATACCCGATTCACCGCCGcgccgctgccgctgccgccgccgcccacGTGATCTCCGACCACATGGATTCCCCCAGCACGAGCACATTCTCCCCCGACACCAAAACTCCGCCGCCGAAGCTTCTCGGCGCCTCCTACCGCCGCCCCTCTTCCTCCCGCACAATTTACGGGGATCGCTTCATCCCCAGCCGCTCCTCTTCCAATTTCGCCCTCTTCAATCTGCCTAATTCCAGCTCCAATGCCTCTTCCGAAGATTCCAATTCGGCCTACATCAACCTCTTAAAGTCCGCCCTTTTCGGACCTGAATGCGTCAGCGGATTTCAGCCCTTGACGCCTGAGAAATCTGCCTCCGGTGGGAGATTTGGCGGCCGGAGTACCAGCAACGGTAGTGTTTTCCAGACTAGCCCTCCGAATTGCAATATTTTCAAGTACAAGACTGAAACGAGGAAATCTCTGCATTCCCTGTCGCCGTTTGGGTTCGATGATCAGCTCCCAGGGGTTCCTCACAGTCCTGTTAAGGCTCCCCGGAAAGTTCCTAGGTCTCCTTACAAGGTTGGATCTTACTTTTGTTTTGGCAAGGTGTTGAAgctcctttcttttcttttctccttTTCCTACCTTCTTCGTTTTCGTATTAGTTTAGTTTCTACACTCGATTTAGGAAATTGAATTATGATTCCTCATCTTAGGGTTTGGATTTTGTCATTGTCTAAGTTTTTGGCTTATATGTGACCTTTATTACGCAGTGTGTTTGATTTTCTATGGTCTTCAATTGTATGTGGTTGGTTCTCTATGTTGTATTGTGATTCTGATTATCGTTGAGTAGATTTCTTCCCTGAGAGGCGTctacttttcatgattgataagatacattattgagtatttttatcctcactactaggatttctccaatcttaCCTTTCAATAAGATATGAATCAAGCgaaattagctcaaatgatagaaattatcaagagcattgggatatcccaaaagttccaatccatcttATTAAACAATGGATTAGTCTATactattttagtattttttatctATCTAGGCTGTTCCTCAAAAGTAAACTCCCTGGCCTCAGTGTTTTCTGGACAACGATTATGGTGAATTTGATTGCCTTGTTTTGCGAGTGTGCTTGCAATTTAAACTTCTCGAATTAATTTCCGTTTTGCATAGGTTCTGGATGCACCTGCTCTGCAAGATGATTTTTATCTTAACCTCGTCGATTGGTCTTCCCATAATGTGCTGGCTGTGGGACTGGGAAACTGTGTTTATCTGTGGCATGCTTCTAGCAGCAAGGTAAAGACtttgttcatttgttttttggTCGGGTTGCCTTCATGAATGATGAGATTGGTCTTCTTGCATGTTTGTGCAGGTAGTGAAGTTGTGTGATTTAGGATCTGATGATAGCGTCTGTTCTGTTGGCTGGGCGCAACGCAATACACATCTTGCTGTTGGAACTAGCAATGGGAAACTCCAAGTATGTTTTGAAAATATTCCTGACCTGTTATTTGCTAAAAATTTCGATTCACCTTCAATGCCATTTCTTGGAATATTTTAGAATGCTGTTATCCACGTGGAGTTGTATAATATATACTATGTTGGAACACTTGTGTGAACGACAATACCTTTACCTTAAGGTCCAAATCCTGACTAGACTCTTTGTTTGATTTGGGATGTTGATGGTGCACATATTTATCGAGTAGCATTTAGCATCTCATACATGTACTGCTTTGTCTTTCGTATTTCTTTCTCTGATGAATGCTATACCCCATAATGAAACTCCGCAAGTGTTGGGTTGTCTAGTATTGGTGTAACTATGATTCGAATGATACTTGTAATCTCGCCCGCCTTTTCTTAAAATCCTAGCTCCAAACCTGATCATGAGGGATGTTTCATTAACAATAAGAGTGGCACACAAACATTTAGTTccctagctttgtttgcctACATTTATGGAGGATGGCAAAGTTATACATTCGAAGTGCTGTTACCTTTGAAAACTTATCTCTATCTTAATGATGAGGAAATTGCAAGTTTCAGAATGGTACTAGCGTTGTATTGCATGGTTGTGACCACTCCTgttttaattaaagaaattgaTCTGTGGTGCATCCAACTCAAATGGTTCCACTGTACATGTAGTTAGTCTGCTATTAGCAGGCATGAACCAATCCGTGATTGTACTTTCTGAGCAGAATCTTATTCTTTGCCTCGGTGTTTTAATTGTTGAATCCTCATTATTGGAGTTGGATCATATGCTTGCAGCTGTGGGATGCCTCCCGTTGCAAGAGGATAAGAACTATGGACGGACATCGGATGCGAGTTGGAGCCCTAGCCTGGAGTTCATCCTCATTGTCTTCAGGAAGCCGCGACAAAAGTATTCTTCAGCGTGATATACGAGCTCGGGAAGATTACGTTAGCAAGTTAAGCGGACATAAATCAGAGGTATAGGCTCTTTGTATATTTTGCTTCAGGGCAGTAGCTCACACTATACAGAGTACTGTCCTACTCTGGATCTTGGGGGCTTGTGTTTTCTGATTCCTGGCAATTTTGGTTTAGGTTTGTGGATTGAAGTGGTCTTATGACAATCGAGAATTAGCATCAGGTGGAAATGATAATAGAGTAAGTAGTTACTTTTTCTTCCTTTCTCCGTACAATTGTTTATTGTTGTCAATAACTCAGTCATACCTTATATGGCTTTGCATTGTAGCTTTTCGTATGGAATCAACATTCGACCCAGCCCGTGCTAAAATTCTGTGAACACAGTGCTGCTGTAAAAGCAATTGCATGGTCGCCCCATCTTCATGGACTCCTTGCTTCTGGGGGTGGCACTGCTGACCGATGCATTCGTTTCTGGAATACAACTACTAATACACACCTAAGTTGCATGGATACTGGAAGTCAGGTAACCTGCTTGTTCTTCTTGTGATAGCTTCATATCATTATATCGTTTTACTTGTTTTATGATAGTCATCGCTCTTTGGTAAATCCTCTAGCATGTCATGAAACCTTGTGCTAGATAGCAACTACTACGACCTCCTGgtcttaaaaaaatttcacttGACCTCAGTTCACTGAAGAATGGAtgaatttattgatttacttccatttttttttttgtgatttgAGCTGCTATCTGTGTTGGTTTGAATATGGGTTCATAGCTTTCAAGTACAGATCTCAATGCAATGACTTTAGCAGAGCTATTGCTTTGTGTTATCCTGCTTTAAGAAAGAAAGTATTTTATACGTTCAAGGAAAATTCTAACAAAGGAGGCTTTGAGCAACCGAAAGCTCTTATTCGTTGCTGTGAGAATTACACCCTGACTTGAAAGAATACTATTCCAGGTGTGCAATCTTGTGTGGTCGAAGAATGTCAATGAACTTGTGAGCACCCATGGCTACTCTCAAAACCAAATAATTGTGTGGAGATATCCTTCAATGTCAAAGGTAAGATAATCAAGCATGACAAAGAAAACGTGTTTCTGGAACTCAACTCTCTTCTTCATTTTATGTGATCACCTAATAAGTTCGAGTTAACTTTCAATGCAGTTGGCTACTCTAACAGGCCATACATACAGGGTACTCTACCTTGCCATTTCACCAGATGGGCAGGTATGTCGAGGAAAACCAGTAGTTTCTTGTTTTCGTTTCAGTGGTTCTCCTTTAACCAACCAAAGATGACATCATTCGTCACTAGTGATGCTCTTTTCTTATGCTGAATTTCTTTACAGACAATCGTAACAGGAGCAGGAGATGAAACACTTCGGTTCTGGAATGTTTTCCCTTCACCTAAATCTCAGGTGACTATTTTAATTTCTTCGTCATCATGAAACTTTCTAGCTTGGCTCTTTGAGCTTCAAACTTGATTAACCAAATCCTAGTGAAGAAATGCGGTGATGCTAATCCACATTTCTTCCACCAATATCACTAAAAAGTTGACATGCTGTACCTTTTCTAAGATTTTACTCATAAATTTCAgggttatttttaaattatagccAACTTGACTCCTTGGTGATTTTTTAGCCAGAACTGAAATATTACCGATATACtagcttttatttattttcgttgTTCACTTAATAgcccaagtcaaaaaaattgGCCAATCTTAAGCCGATGTGTCTTCAAGAAACAAGCATAAAAACCAATTATATGCCTACAAACAACTTGAAATGCTTTTTTAAATGCTGAAAAACCAACAAAAACTCTCTTAAGTGAACAATGGAGATAAATATAGCCTATATTTGTACTATATTTAAGTTTTGGACTATAATTATATAGAATAACCCTAAATTTTAGTTCTACTTATATCTTTGCTGATAGCTTAGCTGATGGTGTCTAATAATTGCAAATACCTACTGTTATGTAGAACACTGAAAGTGAAATCGGGGCATCATCTCTTGGAAGGACGCAAATTCGCTGATCCTCTGTGGTGTATGACTCTGCATTGTCATcctatttattcttttttgcGCTGCTCACAACGAATGTTACGGCTCCTAACACAGCAACGCGAGGCAACGATGACTTGGGAGACGACACAGACCTGAGGAAGATTTGCAGAAGGTTACAAATACCAGCTGATTGTTCTCGCAATCAAGCAAAATTTGGTAAATATCTTATGTTTCTTTGTAGAGACATGACTAAGTGTATAGGAGTTGCTATATGCTGCTTATAACATTTGGTTGAAGAGATGTCTAAGCATAAGATGTTTCCGGCTccctatttattttattgtaaataGTTATTCTTCGAGTTGAGGAGATCGTTTATCAATGAAATACTCCCTCGTTTTTCTTTAGGTGTCCTATTAAGAAATGAATTTGTCATTAAATAAATGTTTCACTTCAAAATTCCATGATAAAATGATGCATAACTCCCTTTTGAACTTTTTTAATGACAAATCCTTTACATTTTCAATTTGTCATGCAATATTTAAAggtaaaaagataaaaattatCCAATTTTTTAGTATGTGtattttgacttttattttcGTTGTCTGAgtaatagattaattaattatatatatcagtaaatttaaattaattaatgaataatacgataagtaattaaataaacacaaaatttttTGTACAACTTGTTGTACCATACGATAGGATAACGCAAGGAAGACATATACTAAAAGGGTTGTAAACAAAGCGAGTCAAGTCAAATactagcaggctcgagctcgggtttaaatattcgagtgttcaaGCTCGATTTGAGCTTCTATCTCATTTATTGAGTTTGGCTTGTCGCCCACTTACCAAGCTCGAACTTGATTTGAGCTCGGTTCGTGTGATACTCGATAATGTTGAATTCGAGTTTGAGTTTGAACTCAACTCGTTAGATGTTCATATATATACATGCTATTCGAGCTCGAACTCTTTAAAAATCTAGGAAAAACTTCTAAATTAATATGTTACTAGAGATtaagttcgactcgtttaaggttTGTTATGAATAGTAATAAGTATCCCACATTGGTTTAGTGTTCCTAGTTGTGATAGTTCTCTTACATATAAATATGTACTCTCATCTCCAATATAAATATaccttccttcttcttcttcaatatgttttatatctttattctctacatggtatcagagcatgttaGATACCTGATAATTTTTTCTACTGTACGTATTTATGAATAGTACTGTACGTATTTATGAATAGTACTGTACGTATTTatgaatagttttttttttttttctattcctataagtatgctctgtggttgcagcattgtctgatcttccacatcagaaaattttttcttctttgttttccTTCATATCTCCGGCCGTCCTTCTCTCCGGCTGGCACTACTATTGCTGCTCGGGTCTCCCCGTCGCACAGCCTCCCTCTCTAGCTTTTGTTCTCAGCCACCGCTGCTgtctattctctatatagggttTGAGTTTTCTAATCCTTTTACATCATGTCTGATTCAAAATCCGCTGCCCTAGGAACCACCATAAAATTGAATGGTTCCAATTATCTTCTCTGGTCTCGTGCCTTTCTATTGTTCTTAGGCTctcagaaaaagaaaacacatgTTCTAAGTGATCCAGTTGCTTCTACGGATCTCAAATATGATGCCTGGAGTGCCGACGATTGTGCTGTCATGACTTGGCTTTTGAATAGTCTTGAAGACTCGGTTAGTAAGAATATCATGTTCTTAGAAACTGCTAAGGCCATGTGGGATACATTGCGGCAGATGTATTCCAATGACAAGAACGTATCTCGTGTCTTCGAGTTATATGAGAAACTTTTCTCTCATACTCAGTCTGGCCAAACAGTTAATGACTATTTCTCTACACTCAAGGGACTTGCTGATGAAATTCTTGTTTATCATCCACTATCCTGTTCTGTCACTCAGCGG
It contains:
- the LOC130994632 gene encoding B-type cell cycle switch protein ccs52A-like — encoded protein: MDSPSTSTFSPDTKTPPPKLLGASYRRPSSSRTIYGDRFIPSRSSSNFALFNLPNSSSNASSEDSNSAYINLLKSALFGPECVSGFQPLTPEKSASGGRFGGRSTSNGSVFQTSPPNCNIFKYKTETRKSLHSLSPFGFDDQLPGVPHSPVKAPRKVPRSPYKVLDAPALQDDFYLNLVDWSSHNVLAVGLGNCVYLWHASSSKVVKLCDLGSDDSVCSVGWAQRNTHLAVGTSNGKLQLWDASRCKRIRTMDGHRMRVGALAWSSSSLSSGSRDKSILQRDIRAREDYVSKLSGHKSEVCGLKWSYDNRELASGGNDNRLFVWNQHSTQPVLKFCEHSAAVKAIAWSPHLHGLLASGGGTADRCIRFWNTTTNTHLSCMDTGSQVCNLVWSKNVNELVSTHGYSQNQIIVWRYPSMSKLATLTGHTYRVLYLAISPDGQTIVTGAGDETLRFWNVFPSPKSQNTESEIGASSLGRTQIR